In Phenylobacterium koreense, one DNA window encodes the following:
- a CDS encoding DUF1254 domain-containing protein has product MTCELDTDHLQALSTAASEAWLYGLPLIEVATTRSRGSALGGQVNVFAHMRNLADHRARTVTTPNNDTLYSSGQIDLSAGPVTIVLPASGDRYLSLALMDAYTNNFALLGSRTTGPDGGTFRLVGPRDAAEGDNVIRSPTDHVWALARILVDGPFDLEAARSVQAGISMQGPAAPSPARHAGRAAPWNEYFASVDALMAANPPPVTDLGLIRRIAPLGLGRGGFDPGAFSSEEAAAIEAGVQQARSLIRSRGLGGAGWEDGWSYPRADLGDFGQSYAYRAAVALAGLAALPPVEAMYMRGQGETGGTYDGTRPWRLHFPSDRLPPVDSFWSLSLYEATPDGQFFFADNPLNRYAIGDRTLGLAYNPDGSLDIWIGADSPGSERESNWLPSPAGPFALFMRAYLPQASLLEGQYRLPPVLPA; this is encoded by the coding sequence ATGACCTGCGAACTGGATACTGACCACCTGCAGGCGCTCAGCACAGCAGCTTCCGAGGCCTGGCTCTACGGCCTGCCGCTGATCGAGGTCGCCACCACCCGGTCGCGCGGAAGCGCGCTCGGCGGCCAGGTCAACGTCTTCGCGCATATGCGCAACCTGGCGGACCACCGCGCCCGCACCGTCACTACCCCGAACAACGACACCCTCTATTCCAGCGGCCAGATCGACCTCAGCGCCGGGCCGGTGACGATCGTCCTGCCCGCCTCGGGCGACCGCTACCTGTCGCTGGCCCTGATGGACGCCTACACCAACAACTTCGCCCTGCTCGGGTCGCGCACCACCGGGCCGGACGGCGGAACCTTTCGGCTCGTCGGTCCCAGGGACGCCGCCGAGGGCGACAACGTGATCCGCTCGCCCACCGACCATGTCTGGGCGCTCGCCCGCATCCTCGTGGACGGCCCCTTCGACCTGGAGGCCGCGCGCTCGGTGCAGGCCGGCATATCCATGCAAGGACCCGCCGCACCCTCCCCGGCCCGCCACGCCGGCCGCGCCGCCCCCTGGAACGAGTATTTCGCCAGCGTCGACGCGCTGATGGCGGCGAACCCGCCGCCGGTCACCGACCTTGGCCTCATCCGCCGCATCGCGCCCCTGGGACTGGGCCGGGGCGGCTTCGATCCGGGCGCATTCAGCAGCGAGGAGGCCGCGGCCATCGAAGCGGGCGTCCAGCAGGCGAGGTCTCTGATCCGCAGCCGCGGCCTGGGCGGCGCCGGCTGGGAAGATGGCTGGTCCTATCCACGCGCCGACCTTGGCGACTTCGGCCAGAGCTACGCCTATCGCGCCGCCGTGGCGCTGGCGGGCCTGGCCGCGCTCCCGCCGGTCGAGGCGATGTACATGCGCGGCCAAGGCGAAACCGGCGGGACCTATGACGGGACTCGCCCCTGGCGGCTGCATTTCCCCAGCGACCGCCTGCCGCCAGTCGACAGCTTCTGGTCCCTCAGCCTCTACGAGGCCACGCCGGACGGGCAGTTCTTCTTCGCCGACAATCCGCTCAATCGTTACGCGATCGGCGACCGGACGCTTGGCCTGGCCTACAATCCCGATGGCTCGCTCGACATCTGGATCGGCGCGGACAGCCCCGGCTCCGAGCGCGAAAGCAACTGGCTGCCCTCGCCGGCCGGCCCGTTCGCGCTGTTCATGCGCGCCTACCTCCCGCAAGCCAGCCTGCTGGAAGGCCAATACCGCCTGCCGCCGGTGCTTCCGGCCTAG